In Desulfuromonas acetoxidans DSM 684, one genomic interval encodes:
- the queF gene encoding NADPH-dependent 7-cyano-7-deazaguanine reductase QueF (Catalyzes the NADPH-dependent reduction of 7-cyano-7-deazaguanine (preQ0) to 7-aminomethyl-7-deazaguanine (preQ1) in queuosine biosynthesis), giving the protein MSDLTEIPLGKTTEYPSQYDAGLLYPVPRHLKRDELGISEPLPFYGEDVWNSYELSWLNRKGKPVVALAVFRFSCQSPNLVESKSFKLYLNSLNQTRFDDQQAVIDCLQRDLSQASGSSVTVELSSLDDQSLWQVQTLPGECLDSVDLDVEHYQLNADLLRDAADSADPVEETLYSHLLKSNCLITSQPDWASVWISYRGGRLERRALLAYLISFRQHNEFHEQCVERIFADLMRYCHPQSLTVYARYTRRGGLDINPWRSTEPGTAPQWRLSRQ; this is encoded by the coding sequence ATGAGCGATTTAACCGAAATTCCGCTGGGCAAGACCACCGAATACCCGAGTCAGTATGATGCTGGACTGTTGTACCCGGTGCCGCGTCATCTCAAGCGCGATGAGCTGGGCATCAGTGAGCCGCTGCCGTTTTATGGCGAAGATGTGTGGAACAGCTATGAATTGTCATGGCTCAACCGCAAGGGTAAGCCGGTGGTGGCGTTGGCTGTGTTCCGTTTTTCCTGTCAGTCACCCAATCTGGTCGAGTCCAAATCGTTCAAGCTGTATCTCAACTCACTCAACCAGACCCGCTTTGATGATCAACAGGCGGTGATCGATTGTCTGCAACGCGATTTGAGCCAGGCCAGCGGCAGCTCAGTAACGGTTGAGCTATCTTCCCTCGATGATCAGAGCCTGTGGCAGGTGCAGACCTTGCCGGGTGAATGTCTTGACAGTGTCGATCTCGATGTGGAACATTATCAGCTCAATGCCGATCTGCTGCGCGATGCCGCAGATTCAGCCGACCCGGTTGAGGAAACCCTCTACAGTCACCTGCTTAAAAGCAATTGTCTGATTACGTCGCAGCCCGATTGGGCCAGTGTGTGGATCTCGTATCGCGGTGGCCGTCTTGAGCGTCGGGCGCTGTTGGCGTATCTGATTTCGTTTCGGCAACACAATGAATTTCATGAGCAGTGCGTGGAGCGGATTTTTGCAGATCTGATGCGTTACTGTCATCCGCAATCCCTGACGGTTTACGCCCGTTATACCCGCCGTGGTGGCCTGGATATCAATCCCTGGCGCAGCACGGAACCCGGAACCGCCCCTCAGTGGCGGTTGAGCCGTCAGTAA
- a CDS encoding AAA family ATPase, whose product METIQQHLVQLSQRLDQQIIGQPLLIERLLIALLADGHLLVEGAPGLAKTRAIRLLGDHLEGSFHRIQFTPDLLPADLTGTEIYRPQQGQFEFQQGPLFHNLVLADEINRAPAKVQSALLEAMAERQITVGQTTYPLKEPFLVMATQNPIEQEGTYPLPEAQLDRFLLHVMIDYPNAEAERQILQLARREAAHVPEAPLEQLTRSQLKQARAAVLDVYLADALEEYLLQIILATRDPRAYGDDLAGWIQYGASPRATIALDRCARSRAWLQGRDFVTPEDIQNLAYDVLRHRILLTYEAEAQGITVDQFVRQLLQRIPIP is encoded by the coding sequence ATGGAAACAATTCAACAGCACTTGGTTCAGCTCAGTCAGCGCCTTGATCAGCAGATCATCGGCCAACCTCTACTGATTGAACGCCTGCTGATCGCCCTGCTTGCCGATGGCCACCTGCTGGTGGAAGGCGCTCCCGGTCTGGCCAAAACCCGCGCTATCCGCCTGCTGGGTGATCATCTTGAAGGCAGCTTTCACCGCATTCAGTTCACCCCTGACCTGCTGCCCGCCGATCTGACCGGCACTGAGATTTACCGCCCCCAGCAAGGCCAGTTTGAATTCCAGCAGGGCCCGCTGTTTCACAATCTGGTGCTGGCCGACGAGATCAACCGTGCCCCGGCCAAGGTGCAGTCGGCACTGCTCGAAGCCATGGCCGAGCGCCAGATCACCGTGGGTCAGACCACCTATCCGCTCAAAGAACCGTTCCTGGTCATGGCCACCCAGAACCCCATTGAACAGGAGGGCACCTATCCGTTGCCCGAAGCGCAACTCGACCGCTTTCTGCTCCATGTGATGATCGACTACCCCAACGCCGAGGCCGAACGGCAGATCCTCCAACTGGCCCGTCGCGAAGCCGCTCATGTCCCGGAAGCGCCGCTGGAGCAACTGACCCGCAGCCAGCTTAAGCAAGCGCGGGCCGCGGTTCTCGATGTCTATCTGGCCGATGCTCTGGAAGAATATCTGCTGCAGATTATCCTTGCGACACGTGATCCGCGTGCTTATGGCGACGATCTGGCCGGGTGGATTCAGTACGGTGCTAGCCCGCGCGCCACCATTGCTTTGGACCGCTGTGCCCGTAGCCGCGCCTGGCTGCAGGGACGTGATTTCGTCACTCCCGAAGATATCCAGAACCTGGCTTACGATGTGTTGCGCCACCGCATTCTGCTCACCTACGAGGCGGAAGCTCAGGGCATCACCGTGGATCAATTCGTGCGACAACTGCTGCAACGCATCCCGATCCCTTAA
- a CDS encoding DUF58 domain-containing protein has protein sequence MKPDLDMNSRITITLPQLIALREQLEASVRRPALSRARLSGSYRSQQRGRGMEFAEVRSYQNGDDIRTIDWRVTARTGKPHTKLFQEERERPVLVALDYRRPMFFATRGCFKAVQASHLAALIGWQAHKNGDRLGAFLFSEERHVELRPQSGKRGVLRLLQQMVNAPAWQRPAHQPFAPQQRLFNTLIRLRRVARPGSFVTLISDFSQWDHQVEEQLILLARHCSLRLIFCYDPLEASLPQNGCYPISDGHDQGLLNSDDHSFRHHYQQRFTDHLDVLSQFCQQQRASLLLCATTDQPMDCLRGTGHGRDNGGRS, from the coding sequence ATGAAACCTGATTTGGACATGAATTCACGCATCACCATTACCTTGCCGCAACTGATCGCCTTGCGCGAACAGTTGGAGGCCAGTGTGCGCCGTCCGGCCTTGAGTCGTGCCCGACTCAGCGGCAGCTACCGTTCCCAGCAGCGCGGACGCGGTATGGAGTTCGCCGAAGTGCGCAGCTACCAGAACGGTGATGATATCCGTACCATTGATTGGCGGGTCACGGCACGCACCGGCAAACCGCACACCAAGCTGTTTCAGGAGGAACGGGAGCGGCCGGTGCTGGTAGCCCTTGATTATCGTCGCCCCATGTTCTTTGCCACCCGCGGCTGTTTCAAAGCCGTGCAGGCCTCCCATCTGGCGGCCCTGATCGGCTGGCAGGCGCACAAAAACGGCGATCGCCTTGGCGCGTTTCTGTTCTCAGAAGAGCGCCATGTTGAGCTGCGCCCGCAGTCCGGCAAACGTGGCGTGCTGCGGCTGCTGCAACAGATGGTCAACGCTCCAGCCTGGCAACGCCCGGCCCATCAACCGTTTGCTCCGCAGCAACGCCTGTTCAACACCCTGATCCGTTTGCGCCGCGTTGCCCGCCCCGGCAGTTTCGTCACCCTGATCAGCGATTTTTCCCAGTGGGACCATCAGGTCGAGGAACAGTTGATCCTACTGGCACGCCATTGTTCGTTAAGGCTGATTTTCTGCTACGACCCGCTGGAAGCCTCTCTGCCGCAAAACGGCTGTTATCCGATCAGCGATGGTCATGACCAGGGTCTGCTCAACAGTGACGACCACAGTTTTCGTCATCACTATCAGCAACGCTTCACCGACCACCTTGATGTACTGAGCCAGTTTTGTCAGCAACAGCGCGCCAGCCTGCTGCTGTGCGCCACCACGGACCAGCCCATGGACTGTCTGCGCGGCACCGGGCATGGTCGCGACAACGGAGGCCGCTCATGA
- a CDS encoding DUF4381 domain-containing protein yields the protein MNPAALQLRDIHLPAPISWWPPAPGWWVLVGLFIMLVVIGAWWRHRHQCRYYRRIALSQLAELEERCRQTPQEVALIPELSRLLRHMAILHYPSHNCAGLEGQQWLTFLDQPFDDAPFTTGVGQVLARGPYQRQEQLEYPDQLISLCRRWINHLPAVKPRRMP from the coding sequence ATGAACCCGGCGGCGTTGCAATTACGCGACATCCACCTTCCTGCCCCGATAAGCTGGTGGCCGCCGGCACCCGGCTGGTGGGTGCTTGTTGGCTTGTTCATCATGCTGGTGGTTATCGGAGCCTGGTGGCGTCACCGTCATCAGTGCCGTTATTACCGCCGCATCGCCCTGAGTCAACTGGCCGAGCTTGAAGAGCGCTGTCGCCAAACACCGCAAGAGGTGGCATTAATCCCCGAGCTGTCACGCCTTCTGCGCCACATGGCCATCCTCCATTATCCATCTCACAACTGCGCTGGACTTGAGGGGCAGCAGTGGCTGACATTTCTCGATCAGCCCTTTGACGATGCCCCCTTCACCACCGGTGTCGGCCAGGTGTTGGCACGGGGACCGTATCAGCGTCAGGAGCAACTGGAATATCCAGATCAGCTGATCAGCCTGTGTCGCCGCTGGATCAACCACCTGCCAGCCGTCAAGCCACGGAGGATGCCATGA
- a CDS encoding vWA domain-containing protein yields the protein MIAFAWPWALALLPLPYLVYRLVPRARQNNDAALWVPTLSPYQGASQHSGVKPQRRWLKWLTILGWVLLVLSCTRPQWLGDPIELPVSGRDLMLAVDLSGSMRTDDFQLSGRSVDRLTALKAVAGAFIDQRQGDRIGLILFGEQPYIQAPLTFDHNTVTRLLHEAVVGLAGNKTAIGDAIGLAVKRLRKDPQAKNVLILLTDGASNSGSLDPLKAAKLAAQRGLKVYTIGIGAEAVEVGSFFFKRTVNPSLDLDEKTLKAIAETTGGRYFRARDTEELAQIYQQLDQLEPVEKDKQVYRPYTDLYLYPLAAALITALLIGAAHGREERA from the coding sequence ATGATTGCCTTTGCCTGGCCATGGGCGCTGGCCCTGCTGCCACTGCCTTATCTGGTTTATCGCCTGGTTCCACGCGCCCGGCAAAACAATGACGCCGCGTTATGGGTGCCAACTCTGTCGCCCTATCAGGGCGCATCACAGCACAGCGGCGTCAAACCGCAACGGCGCTGGCTTAAGTGGCTCACTATCCTCGGCTGGGTGCTGCTGGTGCTCTCCTGCACACGTCCGCAATGGCTCGGAGACCCCATTGAACTGCCGGTCAGTGGCCGCGACCTGATGTTGGCAGTGGATCTGTCGGGCAGTATGCGTACCGATGATTTCCAGCTGTCCGGGCGTTCCGTTGATCGCCTGACCGCGCTCAAAGCCGTGGCCGGAGCCTTTATTGACCAGCGCCAGGGCGATCGTATCGGCCTGATTCTGTTTGGAGAGCAGCCCTACATTCAGGCACCACTGACGTTTGACCACAACACCGTGACCCGACTGCTTCATGAAGCCGTCGTCGGCCTGGCCGGCAACAAGACCGCCATCGGCGATGCCATCGGCCTGGCCGTGAAGCGACTACGCAAGGATCCCCAGGCAAAAAACGTGCTGATCCTGCTCACCGACGGCGCCAGCAACTCGGGCAGCCTTGACCCGCTCAAAGCAGCGAAACTGGCCGCGCAACGCGGGTTAAAAGTGTACACCATCGGTATCGGTGCCGAAGCTGTCGAGGTGGGGTCGTTCTTCTTCAAACGCACGGTCAACCCGTCTCTTGATCTGGACGAAAAAACCCTCAAAGCCATTGCCGAGACCACCGGCGGCCGCTACTTCCGCGCTCGCGACACCGAAGAACTGGCGCAAATCTATCAACAGCTCGACCAACTGGAACCGGTGGAGAAAGACAAACAAGTTTATCGGCCCTACACGGATCTGTATCTCTACCCGCTGGCAGCGGCACTGATAACCGCACTGCTGATTGGCGCGGCACATGGCCGGGAGGAAAGAGCATGA
- a CDS encoding vWA domain-containing protein has protein sequence MIDTFHFIRPLWLVALPLLWWVCWWLQRRRQRSGWQQQCDAELLPHILIGTAARRSSLPILLLWLTATLAPIALAGPTWQEQPQPIFRQQSALVILLDLSQSMNAADLKPNRLTRARLKITDLLRERREGQTALIAFAADAFTVVPLTEDTHTITALLNSLQPELMPAQGSQPQRAINLGVQLFQQAGAKQGLLLLVTDDDTPQAATAAANAAQQAGYALSVLGIGSKEGAPIPLKQGGFVKDASGQMVLPRLNSSALKDLAQAGGGLYHDLTIDNRDLDTLLSRLATRTEDPQQESSHSTTKRWQDEGPWLLWPLAVLVAAGFRRGWLLMLCLLVWLPQPAHALQWKELWRNDNQRGQQAFEQQDYATAEEQFDDPAWKASALYRQGNFDQAEKLWQDNDTADAWYNRGNALAKSGQYQQAINAYEEALQRAADHDDALANKKVVEEFLKNQQDQQDQQDQQDQQDQQDQRDQQDQQDQQDQQDQQDQQDQQDQQDQQDQQDQQDQQDQQDQQDQQDQQDQQDQQMQQAMASESDNQEDFTEAQKQLLRRIPDDPGGLLRRKFLYQYNQRDQHTSGEKPW, from the coding sequence ATGATCGACACCTTCCATTTCATCCGACCGCTCTGGCTCGTGGCCTTACCCCTGCTATGGTGGGTGTGCTGGTGGCTGCAGCGCCGTCGTCAACGCAGCGGCTGGCAACAACAATGCGACGCCGAATTGCTGCCCCATATTCTCATCGGCACCGCAGCCCGGCGCAGCTCCCTCCCTATCCTTCTGTTGTGGCTGACCGCGACCTTGGCACCCATTGCCCTGGCCGGACCAACCTGGCAGGAGCAACCACAACCGATTTTTCGCCAGCAATCCGCGCTGGTTATTTTACTGGATTTGTCCCAGTCGATGAATGCCGCCGACCTCAAACCAAACCGGCTGACTCGGGCACGGCTGAAAATCACCGACCTGCTGCGCGAACGCCGCGAAGGACAGACCGCCCTGATCGCCTTTGCCGCCGATGCCTTCACCGTTGTGCCGCTGACTGAAGACACCCACACCATCACCGCTCTGCTCAACAGTTTGCAGCCTGAACTGATGCCGGCACAAGGCAGCCAGCCCCAGCGCGCAATCAACCTCGGGGTACAACTTTTTCAGCAGGCAGGTGCCAAACAAGGCTTGCTGCTACTGGTCACGGATGACGATACTCCACAAGCCGCAACGGCGGCGGCGAACGCCGCCCAGCAGGCGGGCTATGCTCTGTCCGTGCTCGGTATCGGCAGCAAAGAGGGAGCCCCCATCCCCCTGAAACAGGGAGGATTTGTCAAAGATGCCAGCGGCCAAATGGTGCTGCCGCGTCTCAACAGTTCGGCACTCAAGGATTTGGCGCAAGCCGGAGGTGGCCTGTATCACGACCTGACCATCGACAACCGCGACTTGGATACGCTGCTCAGCCGCCTGGCAACCCGCACCGAAGATCCGCAACAGGAGTCCAGTCACTCAACCACCAAACGTTGGCAGGATGAAGGACCGTGGCTGCTCTGGCCCCTTGCCGTCCTTGTGGCCGCAGGCTTTCGGCGTGGCTGGCTGCTGATGCTGTGCCTGCTGGTGTGGCTGCCGCAACCGGCCCACGCTCTGCAATGGAAGGAGCTATGGCGCAACGACAATCAACGCGGCCAACAGGCCTTCGAACAACAGGATTATGCCACCGCCGAAGAGCAATTTGATGATCCCGCCTGGAAAGCATCGGCCCTCTATCGTCAGGGGAATTTTGATCAGGCCGAGAAACTGTGGCAGGACAACGATACGGCTGATGCCTGGTACAACCGTGGCAATGCCTTGGCCAAATCGGGTCAGTATCAACAGGCGATTAACGCCTATGAAGAAGCCCTGCAGCGCGCTGCCGACCATGACGATGCCCTGGCCAACAAAAAGGTGGTTGAAGAGTTCCTCAAGAATCAACAGGATCAACAGGATCAACAGGATCAACAGGATCAACAGGATCAACAGGATCAACGGGATCAGCAGGATCAGCAGGATCAGCAGGATCAGCAGGATCAGCAGGATCAGCAGGATCAGCAGGATCAGCAGGATCAGCAGGATCAGCAGGATCAGCAGGATCAGCAGGATCAGCAAGATCAGCAAGATCAGCAAGATCAGCAAGATCAGCAGGATCAGCAGATGCAACAAGCGATGGCATCGGAATCCGACAATCAGGAGGATTTCACCGAGGCCCAGAAACAGCTGCTGCGCCGCATTCCGGATGATCCAGGCGGTCTGCTACGACGTAAATTTTTATACCAATACAACCAGCGCGATCAGCACACTTCGGGAGAGAAACCATGGTAG
- a CDS encoding BatD family protein: MVGRLLLTLVLLLCTLGSSWAEISVSASRNQLSINDSLVVEIVLSGDNDGDPDLAPLEKDFEIRGRSQSSQIQIINGEMNRSTKWSLSLTPRRSGTLTIPPLCSGQECSQPVSVTVMPQTEQDVANADVLVEVESQPAERTVVQGQVLYTVRLLLRQPVAQASLSPPQPQGVETLVQKLGEDQRSETYRNGWRYQVIERHYALFPQQSGKLHLPPLEFEAVLQNGRNPFDLQSRIIRQRSNSLDLQVNPPASTEHPWLPALGLRLEDDWQQQPPTLTVGEPATRTITVRGAGVTAAQLPEFALKVPQGFKSYPDQPAREDVSSPTGLSGVLVQKVAVVPTHAGRFELPPLSLYWWDITAARWREETLPAISVDVLPAERQATALPAPSVLPDQEPPAPSPVAPKSVAEQTLPTPQPQNTIDREQPLWWQWTTAACAVGWLITAVLWWRQRRQKQPTAATPPSVTMQSPSQGGKAAVVKAAQTNDARATYDALCQWGQHLASGHVTGADYWQECGDAQVAEEVLRLQRCLYADNHESWQGGALIDALKQWTPTSAEESATKLPSFYPQNRP; encoded by the coding sequence ATGGTAGGACGGTTGTTACTGACACTCGTGCTGCTGTTATGCACCTTGGGCAGCAGTTGGGCGGAAATCTCGGTCTCGGCATCTCGCAACCAGCTGAGCATCAACGACAGCCTGGTGGTGGAGATTGTCCTGTCCGGCGACAACGACGGTGACCCGGACCTGGCCCCGTTGGAAAAAGATTTTGAAATCCGCGGTCGTTCACAAAGCTCGCAGATTCAGATCATCAACGGCGAGATGAACCGTAGCACCAAATGGTCGTTATCGCTTACGCCCCGCCGCAGCGGTACCCTGACCATCCCGCCGCTCTGTTCCGGGCAGGAGTGTTCACAACCTGTGAGCGTCACAGTCATGCCGCAAACTGAGCAGGATGTGGCCAATGCCGATGTTCTGGTTGAGGTGGAAAGTCAGCCGGCTGAGCGCACCGTTGTCCAGGGGCAAGTGCTTTACACAGTACGTTTACTGCTCCGCCAGCCGGTGGCCCAGGCCAGCCTCAGTCCGCCGCAACCGCAGGGCGTGGAAACTCTGGTGCAGAAGCTTGGTGAAGACCAGCGTTCCGAAACTTACCGCAACGGTTGGCGCTATCAGGTCATTGAACGTCACTACGCACTGTTCCCCCAACAATCGGGGAAACTCCACCTGCCGCCATTAGAGTTTGAGGCTGTGCTGCAGAACGGGCGCAATCCGTTTGATCTTCAGAGCCGCATCATCCGCCAGCGCAGCAACAGCCTGGATCTGCAGGTGAACCCACCTGCCTCTACCGAACATCCTTGGCTTCCAGCTCTTGGCTTACGTCTCGAAGATGATTGGCAACAGCAGCCGCCGACGCTCACAGTCGGCGAACCAGCGACACGCACCATCACCGTCCGCGGAGCCGGAGTCACAGCAGCTCAATTGCCTGAATTCGCCTTGAAAGTCCCACAAGGGTTTAAAAGCTATCCAGACCAGCCCGCGCGCGAAGATGTCAGCAGTCCCACCGGCCTCAGTGGTGTATTGGTGCAAAAAGTCGCCGTGGTGCCCACTCATGCCGGACGTTTTGAGCTGCCACCACTGTCCCTCTATTGGTGGGATATCACGGCAGCACGCTGGCGCGAGGAGACCTTGCCCGCCATCAGTGTCGATGTGCTGCCGGCCGAGCGTCAGGCAACAGCACTGCCCGCCCCATCGGTGCTTCCCGACCAGGAGCCACCAGCGCCGTCGCCGGTCGCACCCAAAAGTGTTGCTGAACAAACGTTGCCAACTCCGCAGCCACAAAACACAATTGATCGAGAACAGCCATTGTGGTGGCAGTGGACAACCGCGGCCTGTGCTGTCGGATGGCTGATCACGGCTGTGCTATGGTGGCGACAACGGCGCCAAAAGCAACCCACGGCAGCGACACCACCTAGCGTCACCATGCAGAGTCCATCTCAGGGAGGCAAAGCAGCCGTTGTCAAAGCGGCGCAGACGAATGACGCTCGTGCAACCTATGATGCGTTATGTCAATGGGGACAACACCTTGCTAGCGGACATGTGACAGGAGCCGACTACTGGCAGGAGTGTGGTGATGCGCAGGTCGCCGAGGAGGTTCTCCGGCTGCAACGCTGCCTGTACGCAGACAATCACGAAAGCTGGCAGGGAGGTGCCCTGATTGACGCGTTGAAGCAATGGACACCGACCAGCGCAGAAGAATCTGCGACAAAATTGCCGAGTTTCTATCCGCAAAACCGACCTTAA